A region of Moorena producens PAL-8-15-08-1 DNA encodes the following proteins:
- a CDS encoding CAP domain-containing protein produces the protein MAIAPLTLLGLSEIALQSSSVVANTYSNNTLQRGSQEQITVLTSSSSLAKFNTELLGLTNAERRKAGLPPLQLSAELSQAAQLHAEDMVRNGFFSHTGSDGSKISDRAKAAGYLYSYVGENIAAGYSTPAQTIRQWMGSTGHRRNILKPQYQEIGFGYVSDPSSPYRHYWVQVFGSPR, from the coding sequence TTGGCAATTGCTCCGCTTACTTTGCTCGGATTATCTGAAATAGCGCTTCAGTCTAGCTCAGTTGTGGCTAACACTTATTCCAATAACACCCTCCAGAGAGGTTCTCAGGAGCAGATAACTGTGCTAACCAGTAGCTCATCCTTAGCTAAATTCAATACTGAGTTGCTTGGACTAACCAATGCTGAACGGCGAAAAGCTGGCTTGCCACCATTACAGCTTTCTGCTGAGCTAAGTCAAGCCGCACAGCTACACGCTGAAGATATGGTGCGCAATGGTTTTTTCAGTCATACTGGTTCGGATGGTTCTAAAATAAGCGATCGCGCTAAAGCAGCAGGATATCTATATTCCTATGTTGGTGAAAACATTGCTGCAGGTTACTCGACTCCTGCTCAAACCATTAGGCAATGGATGGGAAGCACTGGTCATCGCCGTAATATACTCAAGCCTCAGTATCAAGAAATTGGCTTTGGTTATGTCAGCGATCCTTCCAGCCCCTATCGCCACTACTGGGTGCAGGTGTTTGGTTCACCACGTTAA
- a CDS encoding DUF4365 domain-containing protein, with protein sequence MESSRPREQIIADLCINYVERYVFLCGYSVERVELEYTYGFDLIIFTYDTNCELENGKIHVKLKATDFLSMLAADKETIGFPLGRSDIEPWLKEPMPCILIVYDAQIDLAYWLYLQAYFENWENFDPWHMEETITVNLPKKNIVNQDAIKKFARYKNDVLRQLPGVIRHRS encoded by the coding sequence ATGGAGAGTTCAAGACCGAGAGAACAAATTATTGCTGATCTCTGTATCAATTATGTGGAACGATATGTATTCTTATGTGGTTACTCAGTAGAACGAGTTGAACTTGAGTATACCTATGGTTTTGACTTGATTATCTTTACCTATGATACCAATTGTGAACTTGAAAATGGTAAAATTCACGTCAAGCTAAAGGCAACGGATTTTCTGAGCATGCTAGCCGCTGACAAAGAAACCATAGGCTTTCCCCTAGGACGCTCAGACATAGAGCCATGGTTAAAAGAACCAATGCCATGTATCCTGATTGTATACGATGCTCAGATCGATCTAGCTTATTGGCTGTACTTGCAAGCCTACTTTGAAAACTGGGAAAACTTTGATCCATGGCACATGGAAGAAACGATTACGGTTAATCTTCCTAAAAAGAATATTGTCAATCAAGATGCCATTAAAAAATTCGCTCGATATAAAAATGATGTGCTGCGACAGTTACCGGGAGTGATTCGTCATCGTTCCTAG